The Brassica napus cultivar Da-Ae chromosome C1, Da-Ae, whole genome shotgun sequence DNA segment AAGTAGCTAGATAATTCATTATATCACGAACTAAAAGACGATCACAACTCATCCGTGACGGTAGATTACCTTCCTTTTCCATGATGACTTTCTTCAAATGTGAAATTTTGTAGTTATTTGAACCTTGGACCTTCATAATTTCCTGCATACATGATTGCAAAGTCAAAAATATCCTGTTCACATGCTTTGAGGAGTACTCATCAAATGAGTTTTCTACTGCAGAAATAAGTTCTTCTGTAGTCTTCGGACACACTTCATGTTGTAGTGTTTGAATGGCGTTAAAAAAATCCAAGGTCGAGAATATTCAAGTTCGGTGAATTCGGTGGATGACACATTAAACGAATATCAAAACCATGTTGAGAAGCAACTGCTCGAAAATATTTGTCTCTGGGATCAACGTGTGTCCGTGCATTATCTTGTtgaatataaatagttttctCGAATCTTCTTGTGGCCATCTTTCATGAATTTGTcaacaatttatcaaatttaaGTACGGCAAAACTTATATTTGACAATATAAATAGTGTCCGCGCATGCATACCCACTAGACTTACTCATCACTCTCGATCTCATAATTCGTTTTAGTTAGTTGCATCAaactatattttgaaaaatggaGTTAGTAGAACCGTACCGTAATACCGGTAACAGAGCAGAAGAATCGCGCCATACGGGATCAAGTAacattttttgagaaaagattttaaattttataggtGATTgtgaacatttttttatcattcattCATATATGTTAACTGAAATATGTACAATGTAGATGTAAAATTATAGGAGATATATCAATATAACAAatgtaaaaaatacaatattaatCAAGAAAATACTTGATAAAAAcatgaacaaaacaaaatcagaatattgtcaaaatataacaaaattaagaagataaataaatttatatgataaaaatatcaTGAAACAAATACGATGTAAAATATactaaaccaaataaaataaaataaaattattattattattaattgataatttaaatatagataattattattaattcgTTTTAGTTGTACTGTCTAGACACAAGTGGTTGTCTGGTTTACTaatatagtttcaaattttttataataatattgaagaagttatttttatatgtatttttctcATGTTAATGCTTATACTggttaattacgaaattaaccttaatgaattataaaatatatattattgtctttactaaaattatttcatttttatttttgcttaaTAGATTACTAGTtatgtttctaatttttaaaattttttaattatatttgtcATTTGAAAAAATCTACAcaaataataaaaggatatatatatatatatagagagagagagagattttatGTATATTACGAATTTTagctttcttttcttcatatttttaatacaacataaataaaaagaaatatttttctgttaacaaaaaggaaataatttaaattttaaattatatatatttttacacacAAAACATAGctgcataaaaatatttttaggtatttatcttttaaaaaaaaaaatttcaaatcaaaatttgaaaccaaaataaatacaCCAAAAAACTATTTggtttttaacctaattagaaaATAGGCATGGTTCATGTTAGATGAATATATGCAACTCATTACTCAAAAATGGGTAAGGTAAAACAATCATGATTCCAATATTCAAAATCAGAAGCCTTATTAAAGCAACGCCATATTATTACTTAGAATaatattctatttatttattatgcatataaattataaacgaTTCAAAATTAATGAATAACTGAAAACAATATGTTAACAAACTATTAAGATTTACTTCGGTCATACAATtttatatgcatacataaaattttaaaatataatcggTTATATTCCCGCAACTCTGAACCAGTaacattttcatgttttattcCAAAATAACATATATCAAATATACATGGTTTAACCAAAGTATATTAATAACCAAGACaatgaaataaattaaatgcaactaataaaattaatttgattttaaattattaagaaTCACTTAAATTATGGTTCAGTTGAAAAGAATAAATACAATCTAATCTACGCTAAGGGACTGAAGGGACAGACGGCAATCAAAATCaaatgtttatttaaaaaatcttcTATTTGTTTTGCATACATACTAATTGcaaaatgatttaaaacttaagaaaacatattaagtaactattataaattatatattatatgaatatttatatcCGTCCAAAAGTCACTACTATATTCATATTCAATGAAAATTGATATGAATACTCATTATATCAAAACCTACATTCAAGAGTAAACCTTTTAAATGTTAAAACGTCgacaaatacaaaataaacggTTATTAATAATCCTACTTGATAAGATTTAAAAATcccatttacaaaaaaaacaggACAAGCTATCACAACTTTACAATCCAAAGCCAAAATAAACGGTCAACTAACTTTAACTGACAGCAACTATTTTTCACCTTTGAATCTGATGATCTGAACTTGAGTTATTAGCTGCAGAGGAACTCGATGGCCGTCCATTCTCGGCTCCTGCTTTATCTGCAGTAACTGCGACCCCTACGCCCCATCTTCTAGAAGCTTCTGACGGCTCAATCACTTTAACTGAACCATCAGAGAGTCCAACGGCTAGTTGGTTCGGTTCTTGTGGATGAGCTGTGATCACTTGTGGAATGATTGGTGCACTATCacagacaaaaacaaaacacaataggTTTAAgaaatgtaaatttaaaaattataacaaagcATAGGTAGGTGTACCTGTTGGGTGTTGGTTGAGGCATGTAAGCAGATGGAGCAATGCGACATCTGAGTCTCAAGGATTCAGCATCAAAGACTGCAATGTTTCCATCATTGAATGACGCGTAAACCAGCTGGCTGTTGCATGAGTAAGATGCAGAGGTAATGGGGGAAGAGAGAGCTTCTTGTGGCACCCACTGCACAAGAATGTAAACAAAGATGTATGAGAAACTAAGGTTTCTTTTGTTAAATCATTTAAATGAAAGGCTTATTGGTTTTACCTTATGTATACATTCCATCTTTGAAGCATCATAAATAGCAAGCTGCGTCTCATGTGAAACCAATAAATGGATTTGGTCGTTATGGAACTGGACTCTTGTGTCTCCCACTGGTGCTTTACCAGGGGGTAGTTGAATCACTGAagatttcttcttctcccaTGAGTCAGCGGTCCAGAAGAATagctgtaataaaaaaaaaacaaagtttaaaaCCGAACATGTGTGTGTGTAAGCTTCAATAGCCAATAAATCTTGCGTTACCTGAGCATCAGCACCAGAAGAGACAAGTGTATTGAGTGCAGTGGAGAAAGCAAGACCAGTTATATGCTTCTGGTGACCTTTCAACTTTGTTTTCACCTATAAGAATAAAAAGAGATATTACATTACATATTTCATAAAAGAGGTGaaacattttaaacacaccaagaGTTTAGTATTATTACCTCATCTACCCTGACATTGTAAATATGGATACTAGAGTCTTCCATTCCAATTGCAATAATGTTATTATCTTGAGGATGAAACGCCAGGAATGTTGAAGCTGGTGGTGGTGGCATGAAAGTCGTCATCACCTGTAAACAAAAGTGAAAATGATGTCATTTATCTCACATACATACATAGATACAAACATGTCCCTCCAAAGTAAGTTGGATTAGAGCTGCTTACTTTGAAAGTCATCATATTGAATAAGGAAACCTTTCCACCACAAGCTGACATTACATAAGAGTCATTCTTAGAAAGCGCTATACATGGCACAGCTGTTTCAGGATTCTCAGGAACATCGTTTGCCATTAGGAGACCACTGTTTGGCTGCCAATGCTGTGGTGTTACACTTGCCGTTGCCTTCAAACATAGAAAGCACACATTAAGCAACTAGAAAGGATGTACAAGTTGAAAGGTTTAGCTGTCTCACCTTCCCTGTTGGATTCTGCTCATTGCGGCTCCACTTCCATAGTCTTTGGACACCATTTGCTCCCAGAGCAAGGACGCCAACACCAGAGTTTGTATAAAGAAGCCGAGCAACCTTTTAGAGTTGACATATCAGTAAAAGATTAGTTCCAAGATATGTCTTAAATGAACATGAAAACTTTAGACAACAACAAACCTTGCTGACAGAATCCTTGCTATCTGGCATGGTCACTTGTCTGCACTGAGTAGGATCAACAATCTCTGTTAACTCCAAGGGTTTCTTATCAACAGATTCCAAGTGTCTTGGCTTCTCCATAGTTCTTGACATTGCCTCAATTCCATTCTACATATGTCATAACATTAAAGTTAGAAGACATCAACAAACTCTGAActacatagaaaaaaaaaaacacaaagatCCTCTTAAATCATACATGAATTGGAGTTGGCCTAGCAGGAGAGTCTGTGTCCATGTGTTCAACTTTACCAACAGCTGCTGGACTCATGCTTGAAACCATTGCGGAAGTTGATACCTGAAAAGCACCAGCATTAACACTCCAGTTAAAAAAGACTGTACAAAAAGGCTCATTACAAGGGCGTTATAACAAACCTTCATATCAATGGATGCTTTAGATGCTTCATAAGACCGAGCTTCATAAGCTCTCAACGTTCTAAGACCATCAGCATTTGCAAGGATCTTGAATCCATTATCCGCTGTAGTCACCGCAAGAAGGTTCCCTTCCTTGTTGAACCTCAAACGAGGAAGATTCTGGTATCAACATGGTACACACCATCAGTAACACAACATGGTTCAAGAAAGACAAAAGAGTTTGAAGCAAGAGTTTTCATACAGGAAGTCCTCCTTCAGCGTCAACAGTTGTCAAGAGATTTGTATTGTCCATGTCCCAGAATTTGACTTGATTGTCTTCACCAACAGCCAAGTAACGGTTACGAGTGGTATCAAACTGGACAACTCCATTAGATTTCTTCCTGAAGCCTTGATATGTCCTCTTGAGGGCACCTTCACTCTCATTCCACTCCACAAGGAAAGAGTCTCCCTCTTTGCTCGTTCCACAAGAAAATAACCTGAAAAATCATCCACAACATAATGTTCACTTATCTCAACTATTACATTCAAATAAGAAGTATATATGTACCTGCTCCCATCAGCACTGTATAGCATCGTTGTACACCACTGTCCTGGCGCGTCGTAATCAACTCGAGAACCAACGTTATCATAGAGCCAAGCCTTGATCTTACCATCAAGAGCTGTTGAGAATATAAACtgcatagtaaaaaaaaaagagaaaaattataaattacatgaaaatgaaagtttaggATCTTTATAAACAAGAGATGCTTGCTTCTCTACCTGAATATTCTCTTTCTGGTGAGGGCAAATGGAATAAACCTGTGCATCATGGCCTTCAAAGGTATAAAGCTTCTTACCACTCAGATCCCACACCTAAAAAAACTCATACAAACTAATAAGGGAACAGAGAGATAAAGAGATGTTAGAATATTATACTCCCAATGTCCTCACATACCTTAATCAATTTGTCATCTCCACAAGTCACAACACACATTTGCTTGTTTGGGTGGGCGAACGCCAAGTCATTTACACAGCCTACATGAGCATCAATCTAATGCACAGAGATAAACAGCTGATTAAGTTTGGTGCATGTACCAATAAGTTCAATAAAAGTAGATTACACATACCTCAAGGTGTTGGCGTAGTTCCGAGCCTTGGTAGGCATATACATGGATCAAATGTTTAGTAAATGAAACTCCTGTACACAGAAAATGATACACAATTCAATACTTTGTTCTTGGACCAAGTTGTAATGAGAACAATGTCCATATAACATACCAATCAAATTTCCATCAGGGCTCCAAGCTACACGAGTGACAGATATCGATGGTTCTTTGACAATAGTACCCTGTGAAGAAACACTAAAATAGTAAACAAATTCATCTCACAGGACAGAAGATAACATAGGAAGCAAGACCAAACCTGGAAGATTCCAGTGCAGGCGGCCATGTTCCAAATCTTAAAAGGCTGTGTTACAATCTTCTCTTTGGATCCAACTTCCCACAAGCTGACTTCGCCGCTTGAACAACCAACTAAAAAGGTAACAGACAAgagtcaaataaaaaaaagctcTCAAACTCTACTAAGCTTCCTCATGGTAGTAGCAAGTAGAAGACTAACCAGCGAGCAAAGTGTGATGCGCAGGGTGAAAATCCATGCTCATCACCACCGACCCTTGGCGCATTGTGCTCACAACATTTCTAGGAAGGTCATCAAGTGAGGCAGAGGGATGAGGAGGATGAGCAGGATATGTGACCTCGTTGCTGGTTTGTGCAGACCGTAAGCGTTTCATGAGTTGCTCGTGGTCAGCGTTCTGATAATCCATCAGTCCTAGTGAGTTTGACGGTGCCCGGGGATGCTTAAGCACATTAACTGTTGGGACAAAACACATCAATTGGTTAAATAAGTTCAGGTCTTAAGATCAAAGACATTAACAACTCATGAAAGACCAAAGATAAGAGTCCactaaacacacacacaagtgTTTCAATACCAAAACAGTTTGTTACATGAAACCTACCTTGATTTGGCTGCTGAAGCTGAAACGGGGAAGCAGAGACAACACCAGAAGGAACAGAAGAAGAAGGGTGTGGGTTAGCCATCCATCCAGCTAAAGCATTGGGATTAGGAGCCGGAGCAGCACTAGCTTGAAAAGGCTGCACAAAGGTAATTAACAGTTTTCATCAGCTCTCTAAATCTAAaacataaagttaaaaaaaaaaacagaacaggTAGAAAGAAGTTCCTACTCCACCATGTACTCCAAGAGGAACAAAGTTAGAAGGTCTAGCAACAGCAGCAACAGGGAGATTCACAGGAGTGATTGCACGAGCACCACCGTTTGCCGCATTGCAAGAGTGATCCAAGAACAATGTTTTGATGTCAGGATTAGGCCTCGGATTCTTACATAGCTGGTGCTGCCAATTCAAGCTTTGGTTAATCAAAGTCCTCAGGCGAGAAGCCTTGAAGCTAGGGAAGGCTAGCTTCTCTCTAAACAGAGGATTCgcctcaataagcttcttcaacTCAGTATACATTATACTCCTTGCTGATCTTGTATCACCATATTTAGACAACTGCTCATTTTCcctgtaattaaaaaaaaaaaaacatactctTCAACACTAAAGTCTCTACCTTTAGTCCAATtacaatcaagaaaaaaaactacCTAAAATTCTCAAGAGTCAGAAGCTGAGTAATCTCCTTGTATAGCTCCTCGT contains these protein-coding regions:
- the LOC106408858 gene encoding topless-related protein 2, whose translation is MSSLSRELVFLILQFLDEEKFKESVHKLEQESGFYFNIKYFEEKALAGEWDEVEKYLSGFTKVDDNRYSMKIFFEIRKQKYLEALDRNDRAKAVEILAKDLKVFATFNEELYKEITQLLTLENFRENEQLSKYGDTRSARSIMYTELKKLIEANPLFREKLAFPSFKASRLRTLINQSLNWQHQLCKNPRPNPDIKTLFLDHSCNAANGGARAITPVNLPVAAVARPSNFVPLGVHGGPFQASAAPAPNPNALAGWMANPHPSSSVPSGVVSASPFQLQQPNQVNVLKHPRAPSNSLGLMDYQNADHEQLMKRLRSAQTSNEVTYPAHPPHPSASLDDLPRNVVSTMRQGSVVMSMDFHPAHHTLLAVGCSSGEVSLWEVGSKEKIVTQPFKIWNMAACTGIFQGTIVKEPSISVTRVAWSPDGNLIGVSFTKHLIHVYAYQGSELRQHLEIDAHVGCVNDLAFAHPNKQMCVVTCGDDKLIKVWDLSGKKLYTFEGHDAQVYSICPHQKENIQFIFSTALDGKIKAWLYDNVGSRVDYDAPGQWCTTMLYSADGSRLFSCGTSKEGDSFLVEWNESEGALKRTYQGFRKKSNGVVQFDTTRNRYLAVGEDNQVKFWDMDNTNLLTTVDAEGGLPNLPRLRFNKEGNLLAVTTADNGFKILANADGLRTLRAYEARSYEASKASIDMKVSTSAMVSSMSPAAVGKVEHMDTDSPARPTPIHNGIEAMSRTMEKPRHLESVDKKPLELTEIVDPTQCRQVTMPDSKDSVSKVARLLYTNSGVGVLALGANGVQRLWKWSRNEQNPTGKATASVTPQHWQPNSGLLMANDVPENPETAVPCIALSKNDSYVMSACGGKVSLFNMMTFKVMTTFMPPPPASTFLAFHPQDNNIIAIGMEDSSIHIYNVRVDEVKTKLKGHQKHITGLAFSTALNTLVSSGADAQLFFWTADSWEKKKSSVIQLPPGKAPVGDTRVQFHNDQIHLLVSHETQLAIYDASKMECIHKWVPQEALSSPITSASYSCNSQLVYASFNDGNIAVFDAESLRLRCRIAPSAYMPQPTPNSAPIIPQVITAHPQEPNQLAVGLSDGSVKVIEPSEASRRWGVGVAVTADKAGAENGRPSSSSAANNSSSDHQIQR